In the genome of Streptomyces sp. Tu 3180, the window CTTCATCGACAAGATCCAGCCCCGGCTGCGCTAGGGAGATCCGAGACATGAGCGACAACCTCACCCTCCCCGCACAGCAGGGCTCCACCGGCACCTCGACCGAGGCGCTGCTGAAGGTGGAGGGTCTGACCAAGCACTTCCCGATCTACGGCGGCTTCCCGATCAAACGGAAGGTCGGCGCGGTGCAGGCCGTCGACAACGTCGACCTGACCGTCGGCGTCGGCGAGAGCGTCGGCCTGGTGGGTGAGTCGGGCTGCGGCAAGTCGACCACGGGCCGGCTCATCACCCGGCTCCTGGAGCCGACCGGCGGAAAGATCGAGTACGCGGGGCACGACATCACCCACGCCTCCCGCAGGCAGCTCGCGCCCGTCCGGTCCGAGATCCAGATGATCTTCCAGGACCCGTACTCCTCGCTGAACCCGCGGCAGACCGTCGGCACCATCATCAAGTCGCCGATGGAGATCAACGGGATCAACCCGGAGGGCGGCCGGGAGAAGAAGGTCCGCGAGCTGCTCGAGCTCGTCGGCCTCAACCCCGAGCACTACAACCGCTTCCCGCACGAGTTCTCCGGCGGTCAGCGCCAGCGCATCGGCGTCGCCCGCGCCCTCGCGCTGAACCCGAAGCTGATCGTGGCGGACGAGCCGGTCTCCGCGCTCGACGTGTCGATCCAGGCGCAGGTCGTCAACCTGCTGAAGAAGGTCCAGGACGAACTGGGCATCGCCTTCCTCTTCATCGCGCACGACCTGGCGGTGGTCCGGCACTTCTCGCAGCGCGTGGCCGTGATGTACCTCGGCAAGGTCGTG includes:
- a CDS encoding dipeptide ABC transporter ATP-binding protein; protein product: MSDNLTLPAQQGSTGTSTEALLKVEGLTKHFPIYGGFPIKRKVGAVQAVDNVDLTVGVGESVGLVGESGCGKSTTGRLITRLLEPTGGKIEYAGHDITHASRRQLAPVRSEIQMIFQDPYSSLNPRQTVGTIIKSPMEINGINPEGGREKKVRELLELVGLNPEHYNRFPHEFSGGQRQRIGVARALALNPKLIVADEPVSALDVSIQAQVVNLLKKVQDELGIAFLFIAHDLAVVRHFSQRVAVMYLGKVVEVGDRESIYNRPRHPYTHALLSAVPEVAMDDETENRERIRLSGDVPSPISPPSGCRFRTRCWKAQDKCATEEPPLVQISGNREGHLTACHFPEEPTTQARDEDVVLDPALKALEDSADEE